The sequence CCGGCCAGTCTTTGGTCGCCGCCTCCACCACATCGCGCACCGCGGCGTTGTTCTCGATGATGTTGGTGCCCTTGCGCTTGACCACGTCGATGGAGATCGCCGGATGGCCGTTGACGCGGGTATAGCTGGTCGGGTCCTTGAAGGTGCGGCGGATTTCGGCGATGTCGCCGAGCGTCACCACGCCTTCGCCGCTCTGCTTGATCGGCAGGGAATACACGTCTTCCGCCGTTTCGACGAGGCCGGGAACCTTGACGTTGAAGCGGCCCTGGCCGTTGTCGAGGAAGCCGGCCGGCACGAGCTGGTTGTTGTTCGACAGCGAGGTCAGCAGTTCCTGCTGGGTGACCTGGTAGGACTCCAGCTTCATGCTGTCGATGACGACCTCGAGCAGTTCCTCCCGGTGGCCGGAAAGGTCTGCGTTCAGGACCGTCGGAACCGCTTCGATCTCGTCCTTCAACCGCCGCGCATGCCGGTACAGCGTGCGCTCCGGAACGTCGCCGGACAGCGTCACGAAGATCGTCGGCATCAGGGCGAAATTGGTTTCGACGATGGTCGGCTCGTCGGCTTCCGCCGGAATGTCGGCCTTGGCCTGGTCGACCTTGTCGCGGACATCGGCCAGCGCCTTGTCCTTGTCGAAGTCGACGTTGAACTCCAGCACGACGCCGACATGGCCCTCACCGGAGACCGTGGTGATCTCCTTGAGACCGTCGAGGCCGCGCAGGGCGGTCTCCATCGGTCTTGCGATCAGCCGTTCCGCGTCTCCGGGCGAGACGCCCTGCTGGCTGATCGAAACGTAGAAGACCGGAATGTCGATATCGGGGTCGGCCTCTTTCGGCACGCTGATATAGGCCATGATGCCGGCCGCAACCATCACCACCATCAGGGTGAGAACGGTCTTCGGCCGCCGCAGGACCGTCTCGAGCATCGAGATCATTGCGTAGCTCCTGCCATGGTGGCCACGGGCTCGACGGTCTGGCCGTCGGTCACATAGTCCTGACCGGTCACGATCAGCCGAACCGTGTCCGGCAGCCCGCCAACCCAAAGTCCGTCCTCATCGCCGCCCAGAACCGTCACGGGGTGGAAGGCGACGCGGTTCTGCTCGTCCACGGCACGGATGCCGAGCGTACCGGCATCATTCAGCGTCAGGACGCCGGAACTCAGCTTGTGAGCGCTCTCCTCCTTCAGCGGCACCCGTGCGGTGGTGGTGATGCCGTCGCGGATCGACCCGTCCTTGTTCTCGATCTCGATCTCGACGCGGAAGGTGCGGGTGGCCGGGTCGGAGGCCGTCCCGATGTAACGGATCTTGCCCGTCGCGCTGTCGCCGGTCACCAGCTCCACCTCGGCGTTCTGGCCGATCTCCAGCTTGCTCACGTCGCGCTCCGACACCTGGCCGATCGCCAGCACCGGGTCGGCGTCGATGATGGTGGCGCATACGCCGCCCACCGCCAGCACCGTGCCTGTGCTGACCATCGGGCTCTCGATGATGCCCGGGATCGGTGCCTTGATGATCGTGCGCGACAGTTCCAGCTCCTCTTCCTCGAGTCGGGCGGTTGCCGCATCCATCGCCGCCTTCAGCGCGGCGACGCGGGTCTGGGCGGTGAACCCCTTCTCGTTGAGCTGCGTGGCGGCGGTAAAGTCGAGCTCGGCCTGGGCAAGCTGGGCCCTGGCGTCGAGAACCTTGGCCTCGCGCGCGCCCTTGTCGAGCACGCAGAGCACGTCGTCCTTCGCGACCCTGTCGCCTTCCTTGACCCGGCGCTCGGCCACCCGCCCGCTGGTCTCGGCCCGCACCTCGACCTTGGCGTCGGCCTCGGTGCGGCCGCGGATCACCAGGATCGAGCGACGTGGCTGCGCCGTGATCTCGCGAACGGCGACGCGGAAGGGCTTTGCCGCCGCTTCCTCCGCGCGCTGCGAGGGGGGAGGTGTCGCGTTTTCCGAGTCGGCCATGCCGCCGGCCACAAAACTGCCCGTCCACATCCAGCCCGCAACGCCGGCGACGATGCCGACTGCGAGAACGTGGGAGAAGCGGATCTTCATTCGGGGGATCTCCGGCTGTGTTCGTTCACTCGGCGGCCAGGGGGAGGGCGGGGTGGCCGAGTGCGATGTCTTCAAGTCTGTGTCGGTTCGCTTCCAGGAAGCGGATGTCCTCGGTCATGCAGTTGCGCCCGTATTCCAGGATGAAGCTCGCGGCCGGGCGCCGGTCGCAGGGTTCGGATCCGATCGCTTCCAGCTTGGCCAGCTCCTCGCGAAGATGCGCCAGGCGCGCGTCGATGGCCTTTGCGATGACCTGCGGCCCGACCATCTCCGCGCACATGGCGACCAGCAGGAACGGCGAACGGTAGGTGTCGGGTGCGGGCGGCCGGCTGAGATCGCGGACGAACTCCTCTCGACCCGCCTCGGTGATGGAATAGACCTTGCGCGACGGCTTGCCGCTCTGGGCCTCCTCGCGCACGGTGACCAGACCTTCGGCCTCCAGGCGGGCGAGCGCCGGGTAGATCGACCCGAAGCTGGCATCGACGAAATAGCTGTACTTGCCTTCGGTCGAGAGCTTACGGATCTCGTAACCTGTTGCGTCTCCGAAATTGAGGATTGCAAGGCACAGGGTTCTCACGCTCATTCTCGGTTTCCTTCCGCCCTCGCCGGGAGTGTCGGCCCGTCGCCCTGTCGTTGCAGGCGATCTTCTTGTTCGGCCGTTGCCGGTCGCGATCCTGTCGATGCGATCCGGTTTCGTTCCTGATGGCATGTCCGTCCCGACCGCGCTTGCGCTTTTGTGCCCTTCAGGGCGTGCTGGCTGCGGACAATGCCGGTTCGATATATTCTTGATTAGTGATATATCGGTTCGATATACTTCCGCCTTATATAGGCTGCACGCCTCCGGACACAAGCGATCCGCGAGGGATTTTTCGCAGCCAGCGGTTTTTTTCGAGCCTTGGAATGCGGACGGGGCCGACTGCGGCAGTCGACCACGTGGACATTCTCGTCGCCTGCGCCATCTTGATGAGGAGATGGATCGGGCAGGGCGCGTTGACGCTCTTGCGATCTCGTCTACGCTTCAAGGAAAGGTGCGGATCCATGACCGACCTGAAAGACGTGCACTCCTCCTCCCGGTCCGGCGGCATCCCCCGTCTGCTCGCCCAGCCGTTTTTCCGGCTTCTTGCCATCAACTGGCTGATCGGCGCCTTTGCCGCCGCGCTCGTGCTCGGTGGCTTGATGTGGCTCGATACCGGCGGCCTTCGCAGCCTGATCCTTGCCTCCGACCAGCCCTGGCTGCCCGTGGTGGTGCTGCTCGCCGGCCTGATGATCACCCTGTGCTCGGCCGCGATGGGCGCGGCGATCATGGCGCTGCCGTCGGAGCCCGGCGACGACCGGGGGCGCCGAGCGCGTGGCGGGACCCAAGTTGCGCTGGAGCCGGCACTTGTCCCGGTTCCTGTGCGTGTGCGTGAGCGCGGCTGACGCGAAGGCCTTGCATCGGCGCACGGTTTTGGGTTTCCTCCGGGCTTGAGCAGCCCGTCTTGGGCCTGGTCCCCTCGTGCAACGGACGGTCCCCATGAGCGACACCTATCCGCGCGATCTCGTCGGCTACGGACGCGAGACGCCCAATCCGCAGTGGCCGAACGACGCCAATGTCGCCGTCCAGTTCGTCATCAACTACGAGGAAGGCGGCGAGAACTGCATCCTCCATGGCGACAGCCATTCCGAGGCCTTTCTCTCGGAGATCGTCGGTGCCGCGCCCTGGCTTCGCCAGCGCCACATGAGCATGGAATCGATCTACGAATACGGCTCGCGCGCCGGCTTCTGGCGCCTGTGGCGCCTGTTCACCGAGCGCTCCATGCCGGTCACCGTCTACGGCGTCGCCACCGCCCTGCAGCGCAACCCGGATGCGGTCGCGGCCATGAACGAGGCCGGCTGGGAGATCGCCTCGCACGGGCTGAAGTGGATCGACTACAAGGACTTCTCGCGCGAGGACGAGCGGCGCCACATGATCGAGGCGATCCGCATCCACGAGGAAGTCACCGGCTCGCGCCCGCTCGGCTGGTACACCGGCCGCACGTCGGAATTCACCCGCGACCTCGTGATGGAGGAAGGCGGTTTCCTCTATGATTCCGACAGCTATGCCGACGACCTGCCCTACTGGGTCGAGGGGCCGTCCGGCCCGCATCTCGTCATTCCCTATACGCTCGATGCCAACGACATGCGTTTTGCCACCCCGCAGGGCTTCAACTCGGGCGACCAGTTCTTCACCTACCTGAAGGACACGTTCGACACGCTCTATGCGGAAGGCGAGGCCGGCGCGCCGAAGATGATGAACATCGGCCTGCACTGCCGTCTGGTCGGCCGTCCGGGACGTGCTGCGGCGCTCGCCCGCTTCCTCGACTATGTCGCCTCGCACGAGAAGGTCTGGGTCACCCGGCGCATCGACATCGCCTGGCACTGGCATGCCCACCACGCCGCCGGCTGAGGCCGGCACGGCTCCGGCGGATGTCGAGGCGCTTGCAACGGCCCTGCTGGACCGGCTGCACGAGACCCAGCCGCTGCGCGTCTGGTCGCTGATCGTCACGATCTTCGGCGATCTCGTCGCCCCGCGCGGCGGTGAGGTCTGGGCCGGCACGCTGTCCGATCTGCTCGGCCTCATGCGCATCGATGCAGCTGCCGTGCGCGCGGCGCTCTCGCGTCTTGCCCGCGACGGCTGGGTCGAGCGCGAGCGTCAGGGGCGGCTAAGCTTCTACGCCCTGTCGGCGGCCGGGCGCGCGACCTTCACCCCGGCCTCGCAGCGCATCTATCGCCTTGCGCCGGACGGGGGCGAGACGCGTCAGGTGGAACTGCGCGTCGTCGTGCTGCCCGAAACGGACGGCCGCAATGGCCTTCGTGAGGCGGCCCGCAAGGCGGGTTACGGGTTGCTGGCCCCCGGCGTGCTGCTCGGCACCCCGGCCAGCCCGCCGCTGGACGGGCCCGATTTTCCGCAAGGGGCGGCGGACGGCGCGGTGACGCTGGCCGCCTCCGTGCTGGCCGGGTCGGATGCCGATCTCGTTGCCCGCGCCTTCGATCTCGCCCCGCTGGCCGGCCGCTACCAGTCCTTTTGCCGGCGCTACGCGCCGCTCGCCGATGCGCTGGTGGCCGGACAGGGCGGTGCGGAACAAGGGTGCCTGTCGCCGGAGACGGCGATGGTCTGCCGCATCCTGCTCGTTCACGACTATCGCCGGTTGATCCTGCGTGACCCGATGCTGCCGCCTGCGCTGCTTCCAGCCGATTGGCCGGGCCTTGCCGCCAACCGGCTGGCGGCCCGTCTCTACGGCGCGTTGCGGGCGCCGGCCGAGGCCTGGATCGCGTCCCATGCGCGCGGCCGCGACGGCCTGCTGCCGCCGCCGGATGCCACGGAAGCCCGCCGCTTTTCTGCTGGCTGAACCTGGGAATTCAGACAAATCAGCGACTTGTGCGAACCGGTTCGCCATGGGCTAATGTGTGACAGAAAAAACTTGAAATATAAAAATATCGTCACGTATAATGCGTGGCAGATAAGGCGCGCCCCTTGCGCGTCCCGCATGGCAACCGAGGAGGGGTTGATCGCATGTACACCCAGGCCCTGAACGCCCGTGACGCATCGGACGAGCGCAGCGAGGACGCCGCGCTGCTCGCCGCCTTCCAGGCCCGCATCGACGCGGAAGAGAAGATCGAGCCCAACGACTGGATGCCGGAGGCCTATCGCAAGACCCTCGTGCGCCAGATCTCCCAGCATGCCCATTCCGAGATCGTCGGCATGCTCCCCGAGGGCAACTGGATCACCCGCGCCCCGACCCTGAAGCGCAAAGCGGCTTTGCTCGCCAAGGTGCAGGACGAGGGCGGCCACGGCCTCTACCTTTACTCCGCCGCCGAGACGCTGGGTGTTTCCCGCGAGGAGCTCACCGAGCAGCTTCTGTCCGGCAAGGCGAAATACTCCTCCATCTTCAACTATCCGACCCTGACCTGGGCCGACATCGGCGCCATCGGCTGGCTGGTCGACGGCGCGGCGATCATGAACCAGATCCCGCTCTGCAGGTGCTCCTTCGGTCCCTATTCGCGCGCGATGATCCGCGTGTGCAAGGAAGAGAGCTTCCACCAGCGCCAGGGCTACGAGCTGCTGCTTGAGATGTGCCGCTCTTCGGAAGAGCAGAAGGCGATGGTTCAGGACGCGCTGAACCGCTGGTGGTGGCCGTCGCTGATGATGTTCGGTCCTTCCGACACCGACTCCAAGCATTCCGCCCAGTCGATGGCCTGGAAGATCAAGCGCTTCACCAATGACGAGCTGCGACAGAAGTTCGTCGATGCGACGGTGCCGCAGGCGCACTATCTCGACCTGACGCTTCCCGACCCGGACCTGAAGTTCAACGAGGAAACCGGCCACTGGGAGTACGGTGAGATCGACTGGGAGGAATTCTCCCGCGTCGTCGCGGGCAACGGCCCGTGCAACCGCGAGCGCCTGGACGCCCGCCGCAAGGCCTGGGACGAGGGCGCCTGGGTGCGCGAGGCGGCCCTGGCCCATGCCGAGAAGCGCCGCAACCGCCGCGAGGCGGCCCGCATCGCCGCCGAGTGAGCGCGACACCCCGGCGCGGGGCACGCGCCGGGGGCAAGGCACAACGACGTTCCGAAGGAACATGAGGCTTTCGCACCGGCCATGCGCCCGCGAGCCCGAGGGAGAAAACCATGACCGAGAAGAACACGCCGCTTTGGGAAGTTTTCATCCGTTCGCGCACCGGCATGGCGCATCGCCATTGCGGTTCGGTGCATGCGGCCGACGAGGAGATGGCGCTGCAGGCCGCGCGCGACGTCTACACCCGCCGCGGCGAGGGCGTCTCCATCTGGGTGGTGCCGTCCTCGGCGATCGTCGCCTCCGACCCGACCGAGAAGGACGTGATGTTCGAGCCGACCGCCTCGAAGATCTACCGGCATCCGACCTTCTACGAGATCCCCGAAGAAGTCGGCAACATGTGAGCGGGAGCGGCACCATGACCACGACCGACCAGACCGCCGACCTCTTTGCCTACACCCTGCGCCTTGCCGACGATGCGGCCATTTTGGGCCAGCGCCTCGGCGAGTGGTGCGGCCATGCGCCGACGCTGGAGGAGGATATCGGCCTCGCCAATGTCGCGCTCGACCATATCGGCCAGGCGCGCGCGCTCTACACCTATGCCGGCGAGGTGGAAGGCGAGGGGCGCGACGAGGACCAGCTCTGCTTCCTGCGCCACGAGCGCCAGTTCAACAACTGCCTGCTGGTGGAGCAGCCGAACGGCGACTTCGCCCAGACCATCCTGCGCCAGTTGTTCTTCTCCGCCTTCATGCTGCCGCTGTGGCGCGAGCTGAAGGCCTCGAAGGACGCAACGCTCGCCGCCATCGCCGCCAAGGCGGAGAAGGAAGCGGCCTATCACGTGCGCCATTCGGCCGAGTGGACCATTCGCCTCGGCGACGGCACCACGCAGAGCCATGAGCGCGCCCAGGCCGCTGTCGATCAGCTGTGGCCCTATACGGGAGAGCTGTTCGAGATCGACGGCGTGGTCGAGCGGCTGGTTGCCGCCGGTATCGCGGTCGACCCGGCGAGCTTGCGCGACGAGTGGCACGCCACCTTGCGCGAGGTGCTGGACGAGGCGACGCTGCGCCTGCCGCCCGATGGCTGGTTCCAGACCGGTGGCCGTTCGGGCCGTCATTCGGAGAGCTTCGGCCACCTGCTGTCGCAGATGCAGTACATGCAGCGGGCCTGGCCGGGCCACAGGTGGTGATGGAGATGGGCTCGCGCCTGCACGACATCGCGGGGGAGAGCGCCCGCCGGCGTGCCTTCGAGGTCGCCGCGCAGGTGCCGGATCCGGAAGTTCCGGTGCTGACCATCGGCGATCTCGGCGTGCTGCGCGATGTGCGCATCGCCTCCGACGGCACGGTCGAGGTCGACATCACGCCGACCTATACCGGCTGTCCGGCCATGGCCGTCTTCACCATGGACATCGAGACCGCGCTGATGGCGGAGGGTTTCGGTAAGGTGCGGGTCAATACCGTCCTGTCGCCGGCCTGGACCACCGACTGGCTGAGCGAGGAGGCGCGCGAAAAGCTGCGCGCCTACGGCATCGCCCCGCCGGCCGGCAAGGCCTCCCGCCGTGCCCTGTTCGGCGACGACGAGGTCGCCTGTCCGCGCTGCGGCTCGATCGACACCGAGAAGGTGTCGGAGTTCGGCTCCACCGCCTGCAAGGCGCTCTGGCGCTGCCGCTCCTGCGCCGAGCCGTTCGATTATTTCAAGTGCCACTGAGCTGGCGTCTTGTCTGGCAGGCAGCGGATGCCGCCGGAAGCTTTTGAGGGAGAAACCGCATGTCGCCGAGATTCCATGCGCTGAAGGTCCGCGAAGTGAGGCGCGAGACGCCCGAGGCCGTGTCGATTTCCTTCGACGTGCCGGAGAGCCTGCGAGAAGCCTACCGCTTCGCCGCCGGCCAGTATCTCACCCTGCGCACGGTGATCGGCGGCGAGGAAGTGCGCCGGTCCTATTCGATCTGCGCCGGCGAGGATGACGGCGAGCTGCGTGTCGCGGTGAAGAAGATCGACGGCGGCGTCTTTTCCGCCTTCGCCAACGAGAACGTGGCGGCCGGCGACGAGATCGACGTGATGACCCCGTCGGGCCGCTTCGTGCTGCCGGCGCATGAGGGCGGCCCGCGCCGTCTCGTGGCGGTGGCCGCCGGCTCCGGCATCACGCCGGTGCTCGCGATGATCCGCACGGTGCTGACCCGCGAGCCCGAGAGCGAGTTCTTCCTGTTCTACGGCAATCGCAGCGCCCAGACGATCATCTTCAAGGAAGAGATCGAGGACCTGAAGGACGTCTTCCCGACCCGCTTCGGCGTCTTCCATGTGCTCTCGCGCGAGACCCAGGACGTGGAGATCCTTTCCGGCCGGCTGGATGCGGAAAAGCTGGAACGCCTGTTCAAGTATGTGATGCCGGTGGCGGAGGCGGACGGAGTGTTCCTCTGCGGTCCCGGCGAGATGATCGAGACCGCGAGCGAAGTCCTGTCGCGCCTCGGCGTGGCGGGCGAGCGCATCCACCGCGAGTTCTTCACGCCGGCCGACGGCTCGGCCCCGCATGCGGCCAAGCCCGCGAACAAGGTCTCCGAGACCGCCCACGAGGCGCGCGCGGAACTGATCATCGATGGAGCCCGCGTCACGGTACCGGTCGCGGCCGGCGAGACCATCGTCGATGCGGCCATGCGCGCGGGCGTCGAGGTTCCCTATTCCTGCAAGGGCGGCATGTGCTGCACCTGCCGCGCCAAGGTCGAGGCCGGCGAGGTCGATATGGCGGTCAACTATTCGCTCGAGCCTTGGGAGATCGAGGCGGGCTTCGTCCTCACCTGCCAGTCGCGCCCGGTCTCCGACACGGTGGTGCTCGACTACGACGCGATGTAGGCTCAAGGGACGCGGGGCAGGGCGCTTGATGCGCCGCCCCCGGTTTCCCCATAAAGAGAGCCTTCCCATGCATGAGCGTTTCGTGCTCGTCACCGGCTGTTCCGGTGGCGGAAAATCCACATTGATCGAAGAGCTTGCCCATCTCGGTCACCGAACGGTCGAGGAACCCGGCCGGCGCATCGTCCGCGAGGAACTGGCGGGAGAGGGTAGCGCGTTGCCCTGGGTCGATCTTGCCGCCTTTGCCCGGCGGGCGATCCGCATGGCCGTCGCCGACTGGCGCGGCGCGCATGCCGGAGCGGGTGGCGATGGCTGGACCTTCTTCGACCGAGGCGTGATCGATGCCGCATCCGCCTTCGAGGCCGCGACCGGGCGCGCCGTTCTTGCGACGCTCGCCTGTCGCTACCGCTATAGCCCGCTGGTCTTTCTTGCCCCGCCCTGGCCGGAGATCCATGCGGGTGATGAAGAGCGCCGGCACGGCTTTGCCGCCGCGGTCGAGGAATACGAGCGCCTGGCGAGCGAGTTGCCCGCGCTCGGCTACGAGACCCGGCTGCTGCCGAAAGTCCCGGTCGCCGAGCGCGTCTCGTTCATGCTCGCCGCGCTGGAGCGCGGCTGAGCCGTTCGCGTCAGATCTCCATCACCACGCGCCCGTCGATCTTGCCGGCGCGCATCGTGTCGAAGATCGCGTTGACATTCTCCAGCCGGTCCACCGAGTAATGTGCCGCGACCTTGCCGTCCGCTGCAAAGGCGAGTGCCTCGGCAAGATCGTTGCGCGTGCCGACGATGGAGCCGCGCACGGTCTTGCGGTTCAGCACGGTGTCGAAGATCGGCAGCGGAAAGTCGCCGGGCGGCAGGCCAACGAGGCTCATCGTGCCGCCGCGCGCCAGCATACCGAACCCCTGGCTGAACGACTTGGGCGACACCGCCGTCACCAGCACGCCTTCCGCGCCGCCGCCCTTCTGCACCTCGGCGGCAACGTCGCCGCTTCGCGCATCGAGGGTCATGTCGGCGCCGAGCGCGCGGGCCAGGGCCAGCTTCTCATCGGAGATGTCGACGGCGATCACGTGCATCCCCATCGCTTTGGCATATTGCACGGCCATGTGGCCGAGCCCGCCGATGCCGATGATGACAACGGTCTGGCCGGGCTTCGCCTCGGTCTCCTTCAGCCCCTTGTAGACGGTGACGCCGGCGCACAGCACAGGCGCTGCGGGCGCGAAGGCCAGCCCGTCCGGCA comes from Stappia sp. 28M-7 and encodes:
- the paaD gene encoding 1,2-phenylacetyl-CoA epoxidase subunit PaaD; this translates as MEMGSRLHDIAGESARRRAFEVAAQVPDPEVPVLTIGDLGVLRDVRIASDGTVEVDITPTYTGCPAMAVFTMDIETALMAEGFGKVRVNTVLSPAWTTDWLSEEAREKLRAYGIAPPAGKASRRALFGDDEVACPRCGSIDTEKVSEFGSTACKALWRCRSCAEPFDYFKCH
- the paaC gene encoding 1,2-phenylacetyl-CoA epoxidase subunit PaaC; amino-acid sequence: MTTTDQTADLFAYTLRLADDAAILGQRLGEWCGHAPTLEEDIGLANVALDHIGQARALYTYAGEVEGEGRDEDQLCFLRHERQFNNCLLVEQPNGDFAQTILRQLFFSAFMLPLWRELKASKDATLAAIAAKAEKEAAYHVRHSAEWTIRLGDGTTQSHERAQAAVDQLWPYTGELFEIDGVVERLVAAGIAVDPASLRDEWHATLREVLDEATLRLPPDGWFQTGGRSGRHSESFGHLLSQMQYMQRAWPGHRW
- a CDS encoding PaaX family transcriptional regulator C-terminal domain-containing protein; protein product: MPTTPPAEAGTAPADVEALATALLDRLHETQPLRVWSLIVTIFGDLVAPRGGEVWAGTLSDLLGLMRIDAAAVRAALSRLARDGWVERERQGRLSFYALSAAGRATFTPASQRIYRLAPDGGETRQVELRVVVLPETDGRNGLREAARKAGYGLLAPGVLLGTPASPPLDGPDFPQGAADGAVTLAASVLAGSDADLVARAFDLAPLAGRYQSFCRRYAPLADALVAGQGGAEQGCLSPETAMVCRILLVHDYRRLILRDPMLPPALLPADWPGLAANRLAARLYGALRAPAEAWIASHARGRDGLLPPPDATEARRFSAG
- the paaE gene encoding 1,2-phenylacetyl-CoA epoxidase subunit PaaE: MSPRFHALKVREVRRETPEAVSISFDVPESLREAYRFAAGQYLTLRTVIGGEEVRRSYSICAGEDDGELRVAVKKIDGGVFSAFANENVAAGDEIDVMTPSGRFVLPAHEGGPRRLVAVAAGSGITPVLAMIRTVLTREPESEFFLFYGNRSAQTIIFKEEIEDLKDVFPTRFGVFHVLSRETQDVEILSGRLDAEKLERLFKYVMPVAEADGVFLCGPGEMIETASEVLSRLGVAGERIHREFFTPADGSAPHAAKPANKVSETAHEARAELIIDGARVTVPVAAGETIVDAAMRAGVEVPYSCKGGMCCTCRAKVEAGEVDMAVNYSLEPWEIEAGFVLTCQSRPVSDTVVLDYDAM
- a CDS encoding efflux RND transporter periplasmic adaptor subunit gives rise to the protein MKIRFSHVLAVGIVAGVAGWMWTGSFVAGGMADSENATPPPSQRAEEAAAKPFRVAVREITAQPRRSILVIRGRTEADAKVEVRAETSGRVAERRVKEGDRVAKDDVLCVLDKGAREAKVLDARAQLAQAELDFTAATQLNEKGFTAQTRVAALKAAMDAATARLEEEELELSRTIIKAPIPGIIESPMVSTGTVLAVGGVCATIIDADPVLAIGQVSERDVSKLEIGQNAEVELVTGDSATGKIRYIGTASDPATRTFRVEIEIENKDGSIRDGITTTARVPLKEESAHKLSSGVLTLNDAGTLGIRAVDEQNRVAFHPVTVLGGDEDGLWVGGLPDTVRLIVTGQDYVTDGQTVEPVATMAGATQ
- a CDS encoding AAA family ATPase gives rise to the protein MHERFVLVTGCSGGGKSTLIEELAHLGHRTVEEPGRRIVREELAGEGSALPWVDLAAFARRAIRMAVADWRGAHAGAGGDGWTFFDRGVIDAASAFEAATGRAVLATLACRYRYSPLVFLAPPWPEIHAGDEERRHGFAAAVEEYERLASELPALGYETRLLPKVPVAERVSFMLAALERG
- the puuE gene encoding allantoinase PuuE; protein product: MSDTYPRDLVGYGRETPNPQWPNDANVAVQFVINYEEGGENCILHGDSHSEAFLSEIVGAAPWLRQRHMSMESIYEYGSRAGFWRLWRLFTERSMPVTVYGVATALQRNPDAVAAMNEAGWEIASHGLKWIDYKDFSREDERRHMIEAIRIHEEVTGSRPLGWYTGRTSEFTRDLVMEEGGFLYDSDSYADDLPYWVEGPSGPHLVIPYTLDANDMRFATPQGFNSGDQFFTYLKDTFDTLYAEGEAGAPKMMNIGLHCRLVGRPGRAAALARFLDYVASHEKVWVTRRIDIAWHWHAHHAAG
- the paaA gene encoding 1,2-phenylacetyl-CoA epoxidase subunit PaaA, with the protein product MYTQALNARDASDERSEDAALLAAFQARIDAEEKIEPNDWMPEAYRKTLVRQISQHAHSEIVGMLPEGNWITRAPTLKRKAALLAKVQDEGGHGLYLYSAAETLGVSREELTEQLLSGKAKYSSIFNYPTLTWADIGAIGWLVDGAAIMNQIPLCRCSFGPYSRAMIRVCKEESFHQRQGYELLLEMCRSSEEQKAMVQDALNRWWWPSLMMFGPSDTDSKHSAQSMAWKIKRFTNDELRQKFVDATVPQAHYLDLTLPDPDLKFNEETGHWEYGEIDWEEFSRVVAGNGPCNRERLDARRKAWDEGAWVREAALAHAEKRRNRREAARIAAE
- a CDS encoding zinc-dependent alcohol dehydrogenase: MGKTMKAAVVRAFGAPLDICEVVRPEVAPGKILVKIAASGVCHTDLHAAEGDWPVKPQPPFIPGHEGVGTVAAVGAGVTSVKEGDRVGVPWLHTACGHCRHCVGGWETLCHDQQNTGYSVNGGFADYVLADPDYVGHLPDGLAFAPAAPVLCAGVTVYKGLKETEAKPGQTVVIIGIGGLGHMAVQYAKAMGMHVIAVDISDEKLALARALGADMTLDARSGDVAAEVQKGGGAEGVLVTAVSPKSFSQGFGMLARGGTMSLVGLPPGDFPLPIFDTVLNRKTVRGSIVGTRNDLAEALAFAADGKVAAHYSVDRLENVNAIFDTMRAGKIDGRVVMEI
- the paaB gene encoding 1,2-phenylacetyl-CoA epoxidase subunit PaaB, giving the protein MTEKNTPLWEVFIRSRTGMAHRHCGSVHAADEEMALQAARDVYTRRGEGVSIWVVPSSAIVASDPTEKDVMFEPTASKIYRHPTFYEIPEEVGNM
- a CDS encoding PadR family transcriptional regulator gives rise to the protein MSVRTLCLAILNFGDATGYEIRKLSTEGKYSYFVDASFGSIYPALARLEAEGLVTVREEAQSGKPSRKVYSITEAGREEFVRDLSRPPAPDTYRSPFLLVAMCAEMVGPQVIAKAIDARLAHLREELAKLEAIGSEPCDRRPAASFILEYGRNCMTEDIRFLEANRHRLEDIALGHPALPLAAE